In uncultured Methanobacterium sp., a genomic segment contains:
- a CDS encoding 2'-5' RNA ligase family protein — MSLLALAYPKINQKDYQWIQEFREENDELYHGRVEPHFTLVFPVFNQRPETFIEEIKRRAADHRRIEFAIRCAVMEKDAFTPYWHVFLVPDEGYSQILKLHDNLYSGKLADELRMDLPFIPHIGIGNSIEQWTCKELVDQINYSDMEIKGTIDEINVAEYHEELVETMEKIKLSP, encoded by the coding sequence ATGTCATTATTAGCCCTAGCATATCCTAAAATTAATCAGAAGGATTACCAGTGGATTCAGGAGTTCCGGGAAGAAAATGACGAGCTTTACCATGGTAGGGTAGAGCCCCATTTCACCCTGGTATTTCCAGTATTCAACCAGAGACCAGAAACATTCATTGAAGAAATTAAAAGAAGAGCAGCTGATCACCGCAGAATAGAATTTGCCATAAGATGTGCAGTCATGGAAAAAGATGCATTCACCCCCTACTGGCATGTTTTCCTGGTGCCTGATGAGGGTTACAGTCAGATACTTAAACTTCACGATAATCTCTATTCCGGGAAACTGGCTGATGAACTCAGAATGGATCTACCCTTCATCCCCCATATTGGCATTGGCAATTCCATAGAACAATGGACCTGCAAAGAACTGGTTGATCAGATAAATTATTCAGATATGGAGATAAAAGGAACCATAGATGAAATTAACGTGGCAGAATACCATGAAGAACTGGTGGAAACCATGGAAAAAATAAAATTATCTCCCTAA